The following coding sequences lie in one Flavobacterium sp. 20NA77.7 genomic window:
- a CDS encoding TonB-dependent receptor: protein MQKTLVLLTFLLLQTVYSQEKFTLNGTVIDAKSNETIIGATLQISTGSAQYIIQSNEYGFFAISLQKGTYTIAINALGYESISEQVVLSSNLKKIFVIKEKSKEIEEVVISANSKSIKIDKPEMSVNKLSIAQIKQMPAILGEVDIIKSILTLPGVTNAGEGQSGFNVRGGAADQNLILLDEATIYNSSHLFGFFSVFNADAIKDLKLFKGGIPARYGGRVASVLDIYQKEGNSNRFHMNGGIGLVSSRLLAEGPIVKNKSSFLIAGRSSYAHLFLKLTDNQNTAYFYDLNTKLNYKLNENNNLYLSGYFGRDVFSLNNQFVNTYGNAVLNVRWNHLYSDKLFSNMSIIYSDYYYGLTLDFIGFNWDSGIKNYNFKYDFKHYLTEKVKLFYGANAVYYTFNPGKIEPIDATSSINPKQLAKKQALEPSFYIDAEQKITDKLAINYGVRYSLFYRLGQETVNIYQNNQAVFYNEELKIYEKATPIGTKSYGKNEIMAQFANWEPRISLAYTFSAHSSVKASYNRMSQYLHLISNTQSPTPLDVWAPSDTFLKPQILDQYAFGYFKNIKNGAYTLEVETFYKKVKNRLDYIDGADLIANEAIEQVVLAGKSRAYGLEIMAKKNEGKWNGWISYTLSRSEQQTAGRTPNEIGINNGAWYKTGWDKTHNLSITTSYELSEKWSFGSIFALQTGQPVTFPKGQYQYQGITVPVYGNRNENNLPTYHRLDLSATFKSSKNKNRTYKSEWVFSIYNVYGRKNAAAINFRQNSDSGKNEAVRLSIFGMVPSVTYNFKF from the coding sequence ATGCAAAAAACACTAGTATTATTAACTTTTCTACTGCTACAAACTGTATATTCACAAGAGAAGTTTACTTTAAATGGAACAGTTATTGACGCTAAGAGCAATGAAACTATCATTGGAGCTACACTGCAAATAAGTACTGGTTCAGCTCAATATATTATACAGTCAAATGAATATGGCTTTTTCGCTATATCACTTCAAAAAGGAACCTATACTATCGCAATTAATGCACTCGGATATGAATCTATTTCAGAACAAGTAGTATTGAGTTCAAATCTTAAAAAAATATTTGTAATTAAAGAAAAAAGCAAAGAAATTGAAGAAGTTGTTATTTCTGCTAATTCAAAATCAATAAAAATTGACAAACCAGAAATGAGTGTCAATAAGTTATCTATAGCCCAAATTAAACAAATGCCTGCCATTTTAGGAGAAGTTGATATAATAAAATCAATTTTAACATTACCAGGTGTTACCAATGCAGGAGAAGGTCAGTCTGGTTTTAATGTAAGAGGTGGCGCTGCAGATCAAAACTTAATATTACTAGATGAGGCTACCATTTATAATTCGTCACATTTATTTGGTTTTTTCTCTGTTTTTAATGCGGATGCAATCAAAGATTTAAAATTATTTAAAGGTGGAATACCTGCAAGATACGGTGGACGTGTAGCTTCGGTATTAGATATTTATCAAAAAGAAGGAAACAGCAATAGATTTCACATGAATGGTGGAATTGGACTCGTTTCGAGTAGACTTTTAGCAGAAGGTCCCATTGTTAAAAACAAAAGTTCATTTTTAATTGCTGGAAGAAGCAGCTACGCACATTTATTCTTAAAACTAACCGACAACCAAAATACAGCTTATTTTTATGATTTAAACACAAAATTAAATTATAAACTAAACGAAAATAACAATTTATATCTTTCGGGCTATTTTGGAAGAGACGTATTTAGTTTAAATAATCAGTTTGTAAATACCTATGGAAATGCGGTTTTAAATGTAAGATGGAATCATTTATATTCAGATAAATTATTTTCAAATATGTCTATTATCTACAGTGATTATTATTATGGTCTTACATTAGACTTTATAGGTTTCAATTGGGATAGCGGTATCAAAAACTATAATTTTAAATATGACTTTAAACATTATTTAACTGAAAAAGTAAAATTATTTTATGGTGCAAATGCCGTTTATTATACATTTAATCCAGGAAAAATTGAACCTATAGATGCCACTTCAAGTATTAATCCTAAACAATTAGCGAAAAAGCAAGCGTTAGAACCATCATTTTACATTGATGCCGAACAAAAAATAACTGACAAATTGGCTATTAACTATGGTGTAAGATATAGTCTTTTTTACCGATTAGGACAAGAAACAGTTAATATATATCAAAACAATCAAGCTGTTTTTTATAATGAAGAATTAAAAATTTATGAAAAAGCAACTCCTATTGGAACCAAATCATACGGCAAAAATGAAATTATGGCTCAATTTGCTAATTGGGAACCAAGAATCTCTTTAGCCTATACATTTTCAGCCCATTCATCTGTTAAAGCAAGTTATAATAGAATGTCACAATACCTGCATTTAATTTCAAACACGCAATCCCCTACTCCTTTAGATGTTTGGGCTCCAAGTGATACTTTTTTAAAACCTCAAATTTTAGATCAATATGCTTTTGGCTATTTCAAGAATATAAAAAATGGAGCCTATACACTTGAAGTAGAAACTTTTTATAAAAAAGTAAAAAACCGCTTAGATTATATTGATGGAGCCGATTTAATTGCAAATGAAGCCATTGAACAAGTGGTATTGGCAGGAAAATCTAGAGCGTATGGTCTAGAAATTATGGCTAAAAAAAATGAAGGTAAATGGAACGGGTGGATTTCTTATACATTGTCACGCTCTGAACAACAAACTGCTGGTAGAACACCTAACGAAATAGGAATTAACAATGGTGCATGGTACAAAACTGGTTGGGATAAAACACATAATTTATCCATTACCACTTCTTATGAACTATCTGAAAAATGGAGTTTTGGAAGTATTTTTGCACTTCAAACAGGACAACCTGTAACGTTTCCTAAAGGACAATACCAGTATCAAGGAATTACTGTTCCAGTGTATGGAAACAGAAACGAAAATAATTTACCAACCTATCACAGACTAGACTTGTCAGCCACATTTAAATCTTCAAAAAACAAAAATAGAACCTATAAAAGCGAATGGGTTTTTAGTATTTATAATGTCTATGGTAGAAAAAATGCTGCTGCAATTAACTTTAGACAAAATTCAGATAGTGGAAAAAATGAAGCGGTTAGATTATCAATTTTTGGTATGGTACCAAGCGTTACCTATAATTTTAAATTTTAA
- a CDS encoding NADP-dependent isocitrate dehydrogenase, translating into MMSKAKIIYTITDEAPMLATHSFLPIIKAFTKTAAIDVETRDISLAGRILANFPEYLTDTQKVSDALAELGQLATTPEANIIKLPNISASIPQLKEAISELQAQGYAVPNYPEDPQNNTEKNIKATYAKVLGSAVNPVLREGNSDRRAPKAVKNYAKTNPHSMGAWSADSKTEVAHMQDGDFYGSEQSVTVKNDTQFVIEFVTDSGSSTILKNASSLKAGEVIDSSVMSLKALKAFAKKEIADAKAKGILLSVHLKATMMKVSDPIIFSAIVEVYFEDVFKKYADLFKELNIDTKNGLGDVYAKIAGHPMQGEVEQAIQNALQQGPAVAMVNSDKGITNFHIPSDVIVDASMPAMIRTSGQMWNAEGKPEDTKALIPDRCYAGLYTATIDFCKKNGAFDPKTMGSVPNVGLMAQKAEEYGSHDKTFQLKENGTVKVTDGNGTVFMEQKVEAGDIFRMCQTKDAPIQDWVKLAVNRARLSQTPAVFWLDENRAHDREIIKKVTAYLQNYDTTELDIRILNPIEATLFTLERLKNGLDTISVTGNVLRDYLTDLFPILELGTSAKMLSIVPLMNGGGLFETGAGGSAPKHVEQFIEEGYLRWDSLGEILALGVSLEHLGQTLENEKAMVLSETLDEATEKFLANDKSPARKVGQLDNRGSHFYIALYWAQALASQNKNQELKAVFTPIANELTANEAKIDVELISAQGKKQTIGGYYHPNETLLNEAMRPSSTLNSIIDKI; encoded by the coding sequence ATCATGTCTAAGGCAAAAATTATTTATACAATTACGGATGAAGCGCCTATGCTAGCTACACATTCGTTTTTACCTATTATCAAAGCATTCACAAAAACAGCTGCAATTGATGTAGAAACAAGAGACATTTCATTAGCAGGAAGAATTTTAGCTAACTTTCCCGAATATTTAACTGACACTCAAAAGGTAAGTGATGCTTTGGCTGAATTAGGTCAATTAGCCACAACGCCTGAAGCAAACATTATTAAGTTACCAAATATTTCAGCTTCAATTCCACAATTAAAAGAAGCTATCTCTGAATTACAAGCGCAAGGATATGCGGTTCCTAATTATCCAGAAGATCCACAAAACAATACAGAAAAAAACATAAAAGCAACGTATGCTAAAGTACTTGGTTCGGCTGTGAATCCTGTACTAAGAGAAGGAAATTCTGATCGACGTGCACCAAAAGCAGTGAAAAACTACGCAAAAACGAACCCACACAGCATGGGAGCTTGGTCTGCCGATTCAAAAACAGAAGTGGCACACATGCAAGATGGTGATTTTTATGGAAGCGAACAATCCGTTACGGTTAAAAATGACACTCAATTTGTAATTGAATTTGTTACTGACTCAGGTTCAAGTACTATACTTAAAAATGCGAGCTCTTTAAAGGCTGGTGAGGTTATCGATTCATCAGTAATGAGTCTAAAAGCACTAAAAGCATTTGCTAAAAAAGAAATTGCCGATGCAAAAGCTAAAGGTATATTATTATCTGTGCATTTAAAAGCAACTATGATGAAGGTTTCTGACCCAATTATTTTTAGTGCTATTGTTGAAGTTTATTTTGAAGATGTTTTTAAAAAATATGCAGATTTATTTAAAGAATTAAATATTGATACCAAAAATGGGTTAGGCGATGTATATGCAAAAATTGCAGGACACCCCATGCAAGGTGAAGTTGAACAAGCTATACAAAACGCATTACAACAAGGACCTGCAGTTGCCATGGTAAATTCTGATAAAGGTATTACTAATTTTCATATACCATCTGATGTTATTGTTGATGCATCTATGCCTGCTATGATTAGAACTTCTGGACAAATGTGGAATGCCGAAGGAAAACCAGAAGACACTAAAGCATTAATCCCAGACAGATGTTATGCTGGTTTATATACAGCAACTATTGATTTTTGTAAAAAGAATGGTGCTTTTGACCCTAAAACAATGGGTAGTGTGCCTAACGTAGGTCTTATGGCTCAAAAAGCAGAAGAATATGGTTCACATGACAAAACATTTCAGCTAAAAGAAAACGGTACTGTTAAAGTTACAGATGGAAATGGAACTGTGTTTATGGAACAAAAAGTAGAAGCTGGAGATATTTTTAGAATGTGTCAAACTAAAGATGCACCTATACAAGATTGGGTAAAACTTGCCGTAAATAGAGCCCGTTTATCACAAACACCTGCAGTATTTTGGTTAGACGAAAATCGTGCACATGATAGAGAAATCATCAAAAAAGTTACTGCTTATTTACAAAACTATGACACAACCGAATTAGATATTCGAATTCTAAATCCTATTGAAGCTACTTTATTTACTTTAGAACGCTTAAAAAATGGATTAGACACTATTTCTGTTACTGGTAACGTTTTACGTGATTATTTAACAGATTTATTTCCAATTTTAGAATTAGGCACATCTGCTAAAATGTTATCTATTGTACCCTTAATGAATGGAGGTGGCTTATTTGAAACTGGAGCTGGAGGTTCAGCACCTAAGCATGTGGAACAATTTATTGAAGAAGGGTACTTGCGTTGGGACTCATTAGGAGAAATTTTAGCTTTAGGCGTTTCTTTAGAACACTTAGGTCAAACACTTGAAAATGAGAAAGCTATGGTTTTGTCTGAAACACTTGACGAAGCTACTGAAAAATTCTTAGCAAACGATAAATCTCCTGCTCGAAAAGTAGGTCAATTAGACAACAGAGGTTCGCATTTTTACATTGCTTTGTATTGGGCTCAAGCCTTAGCCTCCCAAAATAAAAACCAAGAATTGAAGGCTGTTTTTACACCAATAGCAAATGAATTAACAGCAAATGAAGCGAAAATTGATGTGGAATTAATTTCGGCTCAAGGAAAAAAACAAACAATTGGTGGTTATTACCATCCAAATGAAACGTTGTTAAATGAAGCGATGAGACCAAGTAGCACATTAAACAGTATCATTGACAAGATATAA
- the rplS gene encoding 50S ribosomal protein L19, producing the protein MSNLVDFVQSEFVTKKDFPTFNAGDTITVYYEIKEGEKTRTQFFKGVVIQKRGTGLTETFTIRKMSGAVGVERIFPINMPALQSIEVNQRGKVRRARIFYFRDLTGKKAKIKQRRA; encoded by the coding sequence ATGTCAAATTTAGTTGATTTCGTACAAAGCGAATTTGTAACAAAAAAAGATTTTCCTACCTTTAATGCTGGTGACACTATCACTGTGTACTATGAAATTAAAGAGGGTGAAAAAACAAGAACACAGTTCTTTAAAGGAGTTGTAATCCAAAAAAGAGGAACTGGTTTAACAGAAACTTTTACTATTAGAAAAATGTCTGGAGCAGTAGGTGTTGAACGTATCTTCCCTATTAATATGCCAGCATTACAATCTATTGAGGTTAACCAAAGAGGTAAAGTACGTAGAGCACGTATCTTCTACTTTAGAGACCTTACTGGTAAAAAAGCAAAAATCAAACAAAGAAGAGCTTAA